From bacterium, one genomic window encodes:
- a CDS encoding ATP-binding protein, producing IYLLDGKANEYVREVHYGKERRRQFGDSLSQDAPLIRILSKNRDTRPLLREEVISHFETNEPEHLKEIKAQLRSMGAAVLLPAFLGGELVAFLVLGTKRSKEIYTPDDLGMFKILAGQAGLAIENAQFYQELKEAQATILQAAKLSSIGELAAGFAHQIDNPLGVISLGCQLCLRDIKEDFTQENLTEKGKKALEAMEDRMNKVIDTAHRAADLVQRIRGYAKPADRDFEQVDLNPVMEDALSLAQYQIIHGGINVNKDIPQDLPKIKGIGVQLEQVFLNMILNACEAMAGKKGELTISVRVEKDDPHRVEVILADNGCGIPKENLKKLYDIFYTTKGPRGTGVGLSMAYRIVKDHNGNINVESEIGKGTRFIISLPIWEEKKT from the coding sequence ATCTATTTATTGGACGGAAAAGCTAATGAATATGTGCGGGAGGTCCACTATGGCAAGGAGAGAAGAAGACAGTTTGGGGATTCTCTATCCCAGGATGCTCCTTTAATTCGGATATTATCCAAAAACAGAGATACAAGACCTCTCTTAAGAGAGGAAGTTATCAGTCATTTTGAGACCAACGAGCCTGAACATCTGAAAGAAATTAAAGCACAATTGAGAAGTATGGGAGCGGCTGTACTATTGCCTGCTTTTCTTGGTGGAGAGCTGGTCGCCTTTTTGGTGTTGGGTACAAAGCGTTCCAAAGAGATTTACACGCCTGACGATTTAGGCATGTTTAAGATTTTGGCGGGGCAGGCGGGTTTAGCAATTGAGAATGCTCAGTTCTATCAGGAACTTAAAGAGGCTCAAGCGACAATACTTCAGGCAGCTAAGCTTTCTTCCATAGGTGAGTTGGCTGCTGGCTTTGCCCATCAAATAGATAACCCTTTAGGGGTTATTAGCCTGGGATGTCAATTGTGCCTCCGTGATATAAAAGAAGATTTCACTCAGGAGAATCTGACTGAAAAAGGTAAAAAGGCCTTGGAAGCGATGGAAGACAGGATGAATAAAGTAATAGATACTGCTCACCGGGCAGCTGACCTTGTCCAGAGAATAAGGGGTTATGCCAAGCCTGCGGACAGGGATTTTGAGCAGGTAGACTTGAATCCTGTAATGGAAGATGCATTGAGTTTAGCCCAGTATCAAATTATCCATGGAGGGATTAATGTAAATAAAGACATTCCTCAGGATTTGCCGAAGATAAAAGGGATTGGCGTCCAGCTGGAACAGGTATTTTTGAATATGATTTTAAATGCCTGCGAGGCAATGGCTGGTAAGAAAGGAGAACTTACCATTTCAGTAAGAGTGGAAAAAGATGATCCCCATAGAGTTGAGGTAATTCTCGCAGATAATGGTTGCGGGATTCCCAAAGAGAACTTGAAAAAATTGTATGATATCTTCTATACTACCAAGGGTCCGCGAGGAACGGGGGTGGGCCTGTCAATGGCTTATCGGATAGTAAAAGACCATAACGGAAATATAAATGTAGAAAGCGAGATAGGGAAGGGAACCAGGTTTATTATTTCTTTACCAATATGGGAAGAGAAAAAAACTTAA
- the miaA gene encoding tRNA (adenosine(37)-N6)-dimethylallyltransferase MiaA, with translation MRKPIIVLLGPTASGKTEVALSLARKVNAEIISADSMQVYKYLNIGTAKPSRRIRQTIPHHLIDIKYPDEEFSAGEFQLRAIKAIERIFKKEKLPILIGGTALYIRTITDGICPIPSRNDKVRKHLSQLAKKYGRSYLYKRLGKIDKKACEKIHPNNLKRIIRALEIYSLTKIPFSAWQDRRYSLPYPIITFGLDWERNLVYERIGRRVDEMVKEGLIGEVKKLLTKGYSKRLNSLQGLGYRQAIEFLEGKYDRERMKYLIKRDTRRYAKRQLTWWRKDGRIHWIKMDEGKKAKEVAGEIKNICQRKRFLV, from the coding sequence ATGCGAAAACCAATAATTGTTTTACTTGGGCCAACTGCTTCCGGGAAGACGGAAGTTGCCTTATCTTTAGCCAGGAAGGTTAACGCCGAAATTATTTCTGCTGATTCGATGCAGGTATATAAATATCTTAACATTGGAACTGCCAAGCCTTCGAGAAGAATAAGACAGACTATTCCCCATCACCTTATTGATATCAAGTATCCGGATGAGGAGTTCAGCGCTGGCGAATTTCAGTTGAGAGCAATAAAAGCTATTGAAAGAATTTTCAAGAAAGAGAAACTACCTATTTTGATTGGGGGCACTGCTTTATATATCCGCACCATAACCGACGGTATCTGTCCTATCCCGTCGAGAAATGATAAAGTCAGGAAACATCTTTCTCAACTTGCTAAGAAATATGGTAGAAGTTATCTTTATAAAAGACTTGGGAAAATCGATAAAAAGGCTTGCGAGAAAATTCACCCAAATAATCTAAAACGAATCATTCGTGCTTTAGAAATATACTCTTTAACCAAGATTCCCTTCTCTGCCTGGCAGGATAGGAGATACTCTCTTCCCTATCCAATAATTACATTCGGTCTCGATTGGGAAAGAAACCTCGTCTATGAGAGAATTGGTCGTCGGGTGGATGAAATGGTTAAGGAAGGACTGATCGGGGAAGTTAAAAAATTGTTAACCAAGGGCTATTCCAAAAGACTTAACTCTCTACAGGGTTTAGGATACAGACAGGCAATAGAATTTTTAGAAGGAAAATACGACCGGGAGAGAATGAAATATCTGATTAAAAGGGATACACGGCGCTATGCCAAAAGGCAATTGACCTGGTGGAGGAAGGATGGGCGAATCCACTGGATTAAGATGGATGAAGGAAAGAAGGCAAAAGAAGTTGCTGGAGAGATAAAAAATATTTGTCAAAGAAAGCGATTTTTAGTATAA